The Thermodesulfobacteriota bacterium genomic sequence CCCGCCCACATAATCATATAGCTCCCTTATTCTTCCGACCGCATCGTCGGGGCTCCCTACGATCCAGAGGTTGTCCATCATGTAGTCGACCGTTACATCGGAGTCGGACATGGACTTCCCGGTCTTGAATATATCGAGGTTCCCTCTTATCTTCGGGACCATCTTGAAGAAATATTCGGTGAAGTCCCTGGCGAGCGTGCCTTCCCTGACGTCCCGCCTCGCCTCCTCCGTGCTCTCCGCGATATATATGTCCCTCGCTATGCGCCATAGCGATTTCTCGGGTTTCCTGCCCGCGCCGGCTGCCCCTTCCTCGACAGAGGCCCAGTGCGTTCTGAGCACGTCCCTCGTTATGAAATTAATGCTCATCGGTATCCATCCGTTTGCGCCCGCGATCCTGAGAGTCCCCGAGCCCGCCGTAATTCCGGCTACCGCGATCGGCGGATGGGGTTTTTGATAGGGCTTCGTGTGCACGCCGAGTCCGACGTCCGGCTGCGGCGCCGGGATGGTGAATTTCCACCGTCTGTTCCCGTACTTCCCCGGCCTGGGGTCTTTCCATAAATCCAGAATGAACCCGAGCGATTCGTCCGTCAGCTCCCTCTGCTCACCCGATTTCGCGTCGATGCCGAACGCCTCGAAATCCCCTATGAAGCTCCCTGCCCCGACGCCCCAGTAGAACCTGCCCTTCGCGAGGTGGTCGAGCACGGCGATCCTGTGCGCGAGCACGAACGGGTCGTGGTCGGGGAGGCATGAAACTCCCGTACCGAGAATAATGTTCTTCGTAAGGGGGATCGCCTTGGCTATCAGCAGGTCGGGAGCGGCGATGTTCTCCCAGCCGGCGGTGAAATGCTCGCCTATCCACGCCTCCCTGAACCCGAGCCCGTCCAGAATTACGATCTGTTCGAGGTCGGCGTCGAGGGTCTCGGTAAGGTCAGAGCCCGCAGGGTGAAGCGGCATGGTGAAGTAGCCTATTTCCAAAGGAGACTCCGCTTTATCGAATTTTATTCCGAGTTTCAGGATATTAACACATCGCGTGTTTTTCCACAAAAACGGAGCGCTGTGTATAACCGTTATTCACGTATCGATATTTATTCTTTGAATTTGAGTGCCGGCTTACGTATACTCTTTAAGCCACGGCAAGGACCGATCCCCAATGGCAGTCATCCCAGGACGCGCCGTAAATGCAATCCGTGAATTCCTGAAGCTTGAATCCGCGAGCGGAATAATTCTCGTGGGCGCCGCCGTGCTCGCCCTCATACTGAGCAACTCGCCGCTTTCGAGCCTCTACGACCTTTTTCTGGATACGCCGGTCGAGATCAGGGTGGGAGCGCTTCAATTGGCGAAGCCTCTGCTCCTCTGGATCAACGACGGTCTCATGGCCGTATTCTTTCTCTTAGTCG encodes the following:
- a CDS encoding LLM class flavin-dependent oxidoreductase, with the protein product MEIGYFTMPLHPAGSDLTETLDADLEQIVILDGLGFREAWIGEHFTAGWENIAAPDLLIAKAIPLTKNIILGTGVSCLPDHDPFVLAHRIAVLDHLAKGRFYWGVGAGSFIGDFEAFGIDAKSGEQRELTDESLGFILDLWKDPRPGKYGNRRWKFTIPAPQPDVGLGVHTKPYQKPHPPIAVAGITAGSGTLRIAGANGWIPMSINFITRDVLRTHWASVEEGAAGAGRKPEKSLWRIARDIYIAESTEEARRDVREGTLARDFTEYFFKMVPKIRGNLDIFKTGKSMSDSDVTVDYMMDNLWIVGSPDDAVGRIRELYDYVGGFGVLLVMGHEWKPKDKWVRSMKLLVEEVMPRLKDLK